In a genomic window of Cyclopterus lumpus isolate fCycLum1 chromosome 13, fCycLum1.pri, whole genome shotgun sequence:
- the LOC117741637 gene encoding zona pellucida-like domain-containing protein 1 produces the protein MTLYLCLSLLVVLLQPALCLYNCSSEYERIPDNSDLTVVCGASTITVEINLCTAQWAGFNTTDLALNGNHNTTECHGSIDTSVNPPIILYQLPVNHSQDNPCRQSLQIVDETPDLTGPFSSFSSIQSVIITGFIDTPRSDQGLISYSTDLYYHFSCRYPLEYLINNTQIVASSVSVATSDNNGTFIDTLKMSVFNDSDYGHPLVLPSTGLELRTRIYVEVKAVNLTGNFNILLDHCFGTPTAYNMSQSEQHHFFTGCSIDQRTSVTSNGLSKVAWFNFEAFRFVRDRNQAMSSIYLHCILRLCEPSTCQEILSACQNRRKRSLTPFGELSNESATVSVGPLYTAAGEEGSNAAAYSNDVASERGDVNVAILVVGLLFGSAAAALLVLGGWFALKKFYWAGGLPHAFN, from the exons ATgactctgtatctttgtctttcCCTGCTGGTGGTGCTCCTGCAGCCAGCTCTGTGCCTCTACAACTGCTCGTCTGAGTATGAGAGGATCCCAG ACAATTCAGACTTGACCGTTGTCTGTGGCGCCAGTACGATCACCGTGGAGATCAACCTGTGCACGGCTCAGTGGGCAGGCTTCAACACCACGGACCTGGCTCTGAACGGGAACCACAATACTACGGAGTGCCACGGCTCTATCGACACCAGTGTGAACCCTCCAATCATCCTTTACCAGCTTCCTGTTAACCACAGTCAGGATAACCCCTGCCGCCAGTCTCTGCAG ATTGTGGATGAGACCCCGGATCTCACAGGTCCATTCAGCAGCTTCTCAAGTATCCAGTCAGTTATCATCACCGGGTTCATTGACACACCCAGATCTGACCAGGGGTTGATCAGCTACTCCACAGACCTCTACTATCACTTCTCCTGCCGCTACCCACTGGAGTACCTGATCAACAACACACAGATTGTGGC CTCCTCAGTTTCCGTGGCGACCAGCGATAATAATGGAACCTTCATTGATACACTGAAAATGAGTGTTTTTAAT GACTCTGACTATGGGCACCCGTTAGTGTTACCTTCTACAGGACTTGAGCTACGCACCAGGATCTATGTGGAGGTCAAGGCTGTTAACCTCACAGGAAA TTTCAACATCCTGCTGGATCACTGCTTTGGCACTCCCACTGCTTACAACATGTCACAGAGTGAGCAGCACCACTTCTTCACAGG CTGTTCAATAGACCAAAGGACGTCTGTGACAAGCAACGGCCTTTCCAAGGTCGCCTGGTTTAACTTTGAGGCCTTTCGCTTTGTTCGGGACCGCAACCAGGCCATGTCCAGCATCTATCTGCACTGCATACTGAGACTCTGTGAGCCCAGCACATGTCAAGAGATCCTGTCT gcctgtcaaaacagaagaaaacgATCTTTGACTCCTTTCGGAGAATTAAGCAACGAATCTGCCACTGTTTCAGTTGGACCTCTTTACACTGCTGCCGGAGAGG AGGGGTCAAATGCAGCTGCTTACA GTAATGACGTGGCATCAGAGAGGGGAGATGTGAACGTGGCCATCCTCGTCGTAGGGTTGCTGTTCGgctcggctgctgctgctctgctggttCTGGGAGGCTGGTTCGCCCTGAAGAAGTTTTATTGGGCGGGAGGATTACCCCATGCCTTTAACTGA
- the laynb gene encoding chondrolectin isoform X1, with translation MDFMKLFGTVIAVFFHPGSASKINGQRICRRGTERPCYKVSYIQDSRRRLTFEDARQACRLDGGDLLSIETESEQRLMERFIQQLQAGDGDFWIGLRRTPQLYRAGTANPGCPSQYYWLDGSKAKFRNWHWDEPSCGVEMCVVLYHQPSAPPDEEGHFLFQWNDDNCNSKNNFVCQYREEKQPVFTEKGNKAHAVPSLRPHVFSTTESDKRIKTGLPESSVSLSDNNPYVSYILYATIPTLLLMLFVAAGFFCYKQHAKRRKTETESYPGGSKPWMSKTASSNAVQGPYAFSDITKLPHTALGSSVSADIMTKYSCAPSQDSQCDDYENVSRVDRETGFVTNDIYETCRAQNRQTGWVENEIYG, from the exons ATGGATTTTATGAAGCTGTTTGGCACCGTTATCGCCGTTTTCTTCCACCCTGGATCCGCGTCTAAAATAAATG GCCAAAGGATCTGTCGTCGTGGGACAGAGCGCCCATGCTACAAGGTGTCCTACATCCAGGACAGCAGGCGGAGGCTGACCTTTGAGGATGCCAGGCAGGCCTGCAGGTTGGATGGAGGCGACTTGCTCAGTATTGAAACAGAAAGTGAGCAGCGGCTGATGGAGAGGTTCATACAACAGCTGCAGGCTGGAGATGGAGACTTCTGGATCGGGCTCCGCCGCACCCCACAGCTCTACAGGGCAGGGACCGCAAACCCAGGTTGCCCTTCGCAGTACTATTGGCTGGATGGAAGCAAGGCCAAGTTCAG GAATTGGCATTGGGATGAACCATCGTGTggtgttgaaatgtgtgtggttctgtACCACCAGCCCTCTGCACCACCCGACGAAGAAGGTCATTTCCTGTTCCAGTGGAACGATGACAACTGTAACTCCAAGAACAACTTTGTCTGCCAATACCGAGAAG AAAAACAACCAGTCTTTACTGAGAAAGGGAACAAAGCACATGCAG TTCCATCTCTAAGGCCACATGTGTTCTCAACTACAGAAAGTGATAAGAGGATAAAAACAGGACTACCTGAGTCATCag TATCTCTCTCAGACAACAACCCCTATGTTTCCTACATCCTTTATGCAACGATTCCGactctgctgctgatgctgtttGTAGCTGCTGGCTTCTTCTGCTACAAACAGCATGCTAAGAG gaggaaaacagaaacagaaagttACCCCGGCGGATCAAAACCCTGGATGTCAAAGACAGCTTCATCTAATGCCGTACAAGGGCCTTACGCCTTTAGTGACATTACCAAACTGCCTCACACTGCTCTGGGCAGCAGCGTGTCGGCAGACATCATGACAAAGTACTCCTGTGCTCCTTCCCAGGACTCTCAGTGTGACGATTATGAGAATGTGTCACGCGTGGACAGGGAGACCGGCTTTGTGACCAATGACATCTATGAAACCTGCAGAGCTCAGAATCGACAGACTGGTTGGGTGGAAAATGAGATCTATGGATGA
- the laynb gene encoding chondrolectin isoform X2: MDFMKLFGTVIAVFFHPGSASKINGQRICRRGTERPCYKVSYIQDSRRRLTFEDARQACRLDGGDLLSIETESEQRLMERFIQQLQAGDGDFWIGLRRTPQLYRAGTANPGCPSQYYWLDGSKAKFRNWHWDEPSCGVEMCVVLYHQPSAPPDEEGHFLFQWNDDNCNSKNNFVCQYREVPSLRPHVFSTTESDKRIKTGLPESSVSLSDNNPYVSYILYATIPTLLLMLFVAAGFFCYKQHAKRRKTETESYPGGSKPWMSKTASSNAVQGPYAFSDITKLPHTALGSSVSADIMTKYSCAPSQDSQCDDYENVSRVDRETGFVTNDIYETCRAQNRQTGWVENEIYG, translated from the exons ATGGATTTTATGAAGCTGTTTGGCACCGTTATCGCCGTTTTCTTCCACCCTGGATCCGCGTCTAAAATAAATG GCCAAAGGATCTGTCGTCGTGGGACAGAGCGCCCATGCTACAAGGTGTCCTACATCCAGGACAGCAGGCGGAGGCTGACCTTTGAGGATGCCAGGCAGGCCTGCAGGTTGGATGGAGGCGACTTGCTCAGTATTGAAACAGAAAGTGAGCAGCGGCTGATGGAGAGGTTCATACAACAGCTGCAGGCTGGAGATGGAGACTTCTGGATCGGGCTCCGCCGCACCCCACAGCTCTACAGGGCAGGGACCGCAAACCCAGGTTGCCCTTCGCAGTACTATTGGCTGGATGGAAGCAAGGCCAAGTTCAG GAATTGGCATTGGGATGAACCATCGTGTggtgttgaaatgtgtgtggttctgtACCACCAGCCCTCTGCACCACCCGACGAAGAAGGTCATTTCCTGTTCCAGTGGAACGATGACAACTGTAACTCCAAGAACAACTTTGTCTGCCAATACCGAGAAG TTCCATCTCTAAGGCCACATGTGTTCTCAACTACAGAAAGTGATAAGAGGATAAAAACAGGACTACCTGAGTCATCag TATCTCTCTCAGACAACAACCCCTATGTTTCCTACATCCTTTATGCAACGATTCCGactctgctgctgatgctgtttGTAGCTGCTGGCTTCTTCTGCTACAAACAGCATGCTAAGAG gaggaaaacagaaacagaaagttACCCCGGCGGATCAAAACCCTGGATGTCAAAGACAGCTTCATCTAATGCCGTACAAGGGCCTTACGCCTTTAGTGACATTACCAAACTGCCTCACACTGCTCTGGGCAGCAGCGTGTCGGCAGACATCATGACAAAGTACTCCTGTGCTCCTTCCCAGGACTCTCAGTGTGACGATTATGAGAATGTGTCACGCGTGGACAGGGAGACCGGCTTTGTGACCAATGACATCTATGAAACCTGCAGAGCTCAGAATCGACAGACTGGTTGGGTGGAAAATGAGATCTATGGATGA